From one Sphingobacteriales bacterium genomic stretch:
- a CDS encoding SDR family oxidoreductase, whose amino-acid sequence MKNKVVVITGGNSGIGRVTATEIAKMGAKVVLVCRNEKKARAVQDDINALTGLNNCDLYICDFSSHASIRNFGLEFHKKYDKVDVLINNAGAIIGERQVNEDGYEMMFATNHLGYFLVTHYLLDLLRKSEQGRIVNVASLAHRFTNMRWDDMQAEKSFNSMIQYGFTKLCNILFNKELARLLKNSTNVTVNCLHPGNINSNFGRTGNPVLKFLMDNFGFVLTSPEKGAETSIYLATAPEVKGKTGLYWYRKNPTVPSLEAISSENAKRLWEISMKLTGLKEYGNINH is encoded by the coding sequence ATGAAAAATAAAGTTGTGGTAATCACCGGAGGAAATTCCGGAATTGGCCGTGTAACAGCAACAGAAATTGCAAAGATGGGGGCGAAGGTCGTCTTAGTTTGCCGTAATGAGAAAAAAGCGAGAGCGGTGCAGGATGATATTAATGCCTTAACTGGTCTGAATAACTGTGATTTGTATATCTGCGATTTTAGTTCACATGCATCCATCCGGAATTTTGGGTTAGAGTTTCATAAAAAATACGATAAGGTGGATGTGCTGATTAATAATGCAGGTGCCATTATTGGCGAGCGGCAGGTGAATGAAGATGGTTATGAGATGATGTTTGCAACCAATCACCTTGGGTATTTTCTGGTAACGCATTATTTACTGGATTTATTAAGAAAATCAGAGCAGGGGCGGATTGTGAATGTCGCCTCTTTGGCACACCGGTTTACAAATATGAGATGGGATGATATGCAGGCGGAAAAGAGTTTTAATTCGATGATACAATATGGATTTACCAAGTTGTGCAACATCCTTTTTAATAAGGAACTCGCGAGGCTGTTAAAAAATTCAACCAATGTTACTGTAAATTGCCTGCATCCCGGCAATATCAACTCCAATTTTGGAAGAACGGGAAACCCTGTCCTCAAATTTCTAATGGATAACTTTGGTTTCGTTTTAACGTCTCCGGAAAAAGGTGCCGAGACTTCCATCTATTTAGCCACTGCACCCGAAGTAAAAGGAAAGACAGGTTTATACTGGTACAGAAAAAATCCTACTGTGCCTTCATTGGAGGCCATCAGCTCAGAAAATGCAAAACGACTGTGGGAGATTAGTATGAAGTTGACGGGACTGAAAGAGTACGGTAACATCAATCACTAA
- a CDS encoding SCP2 sterol-binding domain-containing protein — protein MTAKEIVLALPGRLKVEEAAGQSGVFHFQLEGETGGEFTVNVAEGQCTVTDGLSGEPDCVISALATDFEDAELGRVNRQMAVMMGKIKISNLGAMLKFIGMFNDMPAES, from the coding sequence ATGACAGCAAAAGAGATTGTATTAGCATTACCGGGAAGATTGAAAGTGGAAGAAGCTGCGGGACAAAGCGGTGTTTTTCATTTTCAATTGGAAGGTGAAACAGGCGGAGAATTTACAGTAAACGTAGCAGAAGGACAATGCACGGTAACAGATGGTTTATCCGGCGAGCCGGATTGTGTCATCTCGGCATTGGCAACGGATTTTGAAGATGCTGAATTGGGAAGAGTAAACAGACAAATGGCAGTAATGATGGGTAAAATCAAAATCAGCAACCTTGGTGCGATGTTGAAATTCATCGGTATGTTTAATGATATGCCTGCTGAATCATAA